In one window of Thunnus thynnus chromosome 23, fThuThy2.1, whole genome shotgun sequence DNA:
- the ube2nb gene encoding ubiquitin-conjugating enzyme E2Nb: MAGLPRRIIKETQRLMAEPVPGITATPDEGNARYFHVVIAGPQDSPFEGGTFKLELFLPEEYPMAAPKVRFMTKIYHPNVDKLGRICLDILKDKWSPALQIRTVLLSIQALLSAPNPDDPLANDVAEQWKKNESHAIETARTWTRLYAGNTEV, translated from the exons ATGGCCGGTTTGCCTCGTAGGATTATCAAG GAGACACAGCGGTTGATGGCAGAGCCTGTTCCAGGGATCACGGCTACGCCTGATGAAGGGAATGCACGTTACTTCCATGTGGTCATTGCAGGGCCTCAAGACTCTCCCTTTGAAGGAGGCACATTTAAACTTGAACTATTTCTTCCAGAAGAGTATCCCATGGCAGCTCCCAAAGTGCGATTCATGACCAAAATCTACCACCCCAATGTCGACAAACTGGGAAGAATATGTTTAGACATTTTGAAAG ATAAGTGGTCTCCAGCCCTGCAAATCCGCACAGTGTTGCTATCTATCCAGGCGTTATTAAGTGCTCCCAATCCAGACGATCCCCTGGCAAATGATGTTGCAGAGCAGTGGAAGAAAAACGAAAGCCATGCCATTGAGACAG cccGAACATGGACCAGGCTCTACGCGGGCAACACTGAAGTATAG